In the genome of Cryptococcus neoformans var. neoformans B-3501A chromosome 5, whole genome shotgun sequence, the window CTGTGTGGTAGAGCCATAGCGTAGTCAGTAGCGTTATTTTTGTTTGCCGTATTATCAATGTAAGACATAAAAGGTCCCGTAACTGGCATAATCGGCTCTCTGTACTTCCCGTACTAGCCGTATCTTTCCATGATGGGCGGTGGGCGCTGTGACTGCTGCTGAGAAGTCTCCTCCGGTACGGGCTGCGGAGGTGACTCGCTCGCTATTGTATGATGTACTTTTGCTTCCTAATTactcctctcctccaccaccctcccGTCCTGGCTCCTGCAGGGATCCATCATAGACCACCATAGACAAACAAAGGcacattctttttttgaGCCTTCGCCGAAATATGCGGGCTGATCCATTGACGGGCTGAGGGCCTTAGGGTATTATTGCGACATGGCAGGAATAAATCCTTGACCTGATCTAATTTAACGTCGTTGACTTCTGGAACGATCTTGTAACGCAGGCAGACCATCCGCTCAAGTCTCCTTTACTGCCGACGCTCGAGCCTCCGCTGTGCACGCGTACGTCAATCTACTATCTCGTAAGCCATTAAAAAgtgtttcttcttccttttttttatcatCTCGTATTTCAAAACCTCATTGCGCAAAGAGGCAAGGCATGCAGGCGGtccatcttttttctttggtATCAAATGTATGTGTTGTATCTTCTGCACGCCCCTGGCCCTTGTTCTGTATTTTCAGGATCTACTTGCGGCACATGTTTGGCAAGAGCACAGGGCCCAGCAGTCAAACGAAGGCGACTAATTACAACAGGGAAACTGATTTCTATGGTACAGGGTAATTTGACGCTTAAGTCCTGAACACCTCACTCAGATCTCGGATTCACCGCCgcttctcccttttcctcgcAGCCCCTTTTGTTCACATCTATTACCTATCTAACAGCCTGTCGATCGAAGCGTCGACTAGTCCCAATTCATTACTCACAAATCGATCATCTCGTACTATTTAGACGTACTATTACGAGAATACGAACGCTATTCAATAGTCGAGATTGCTAAGCCGGGTTGGCGATAATCGACAAGCAACGATCGATTAAACGCTGTGTGGAACGCGAAACACGGGTACCGGGAAGAgtaggaagaaggaggcaaTAACGTTgtctttatcttctttACCTTTTTCTGCGTTATGATGCCGTACGGGCTGTAACATTCCGCACCCGTAACCCGAGGGCCGAGATTCGTTTTGGAACAAATCAATTAATATTTAAAAGCAGAATTCGCTTGCAAGAAAATGGAGAGCGAAATAGATTGGGTATGTCATCCGCATACGCTTAGAAAACCCTTTCAAGAAGGTCACAAGAATGGGATTCTGGGAAGAGATAGTCTAGACATACAATTCTCGACCCGCCAACTTCAGGAATCCGACCGTGGTAACTGTTCCACCCCCAGTTCTTCTATTATGCCGAACATCGTCCTTCCCTATCCCACAAATACATTCGCCAGACATCCATCTTCGAATTCATATTTCCCTCCCATATCTCCCACTCGTCCCCGCCCAAAGCCAACTAAGCCTAAGTTATCGgacatccttctcccccgCCCTACTCTCCGTACTACAACGTCCATGCCTCTTTTGAAGCCGCCAACAATGGCTCCAGAAGGAGATAACGAGAAACAAGGACGATTAGGGAAGTTGAGAAAGATGGGTTCGGATCTGTTGATGAAAgcaagattgaagagggGCGACAACTGGGCTGAATGGGAAGTCGTGGATGCGTCGGAAGGAAGCATGTCTAACAGACGACGAAGCTCTGTCCAGGTTGACAGAGGGTtgaagaatgagaagaggagctcAAGAATTCCATGGCCgccttcaccatcttttGAGTGGAGGGTTGGAGGCGACGATTCAAACTCGACTTCCGACGGATCCCAACGTCCGACATCGTTCCCTTCATTTGCATCTTTCCTGGAAATCCCCGCTGGTACAGGGCTTGAACGCAGCGGCTCTGACACCAATTCTGGATCGGGAGAAGGGTCAGGATTTACCTCTTCCAGGGAAGAATGGCGATCGAGTACTATAGAGCCGTTTATCTCTTCattccccttccctccaaCTCCTATGACAAGGAAACAACTGGTACAGCAGTTCAATGAAGACCCGCCTCTTCCTGTAGACCATCCTTTTAATACCGGGAAAACACCAAAGCTGGCAGGTGCTCCAACATTACCTCAAGGGGTGCATTGGAGAGAGGACATTATCGGGACTCCGAAGCTGCCCCATACACCTTCAACCACTCAATCTCCCCGCTCACTTATCACGCCCCGTACACCACAAACTCCTCGTAATCAAAAGCTTCAATCTCGTCAGGCTACTCTATCTTTACCCATCACACCCAGTTCCAGTTTCTCAGATGGCCCTTCTTTAGATTCCAACCAGCTTTTATCAGCACTTTCTGCCGTTCTGTACCTTCGTTCTGTACTCTACACCCATGCGGCTTCAGCACAAAGTCTTCTTGAATCACATGCAGAAGTATTACCTGGATTTGTGTATCGGAGTCTTTCAAGACAGATTGATCAGTGGTGGACAAAATGGCGAAGTGTGTTGAATAACATGGGCGCCCAGACCGCATCcgctctccttcatctctcttctccaccccctccccctccgTCGCCTTTACCTCTACCAGCAGATACGATCAATTCGCCTATCCCCTCACCACTCACTCATGACACACTTCAAAGGCTTATATGGTCcttggaagaagctggTCAAGTCCCTTCGTTCACTTTTGCGAGAATGTTTGGCAAGTCTGCACAAGTGAGACTACGAAagttggaggatgaagaagtgtGGGAAGCGACGCGGAAAGGGTGGAGAGAGTATCAGGATGATGAGTGGGGCTGTTTGCAGAGAGAAGTATGGAGGGAGTCCGGCGATGTTCGCGTCTTTGGACTtgctggaaggaagggcaagaagggcatCATGTGATCATGGCAGCGGTTGATGGTACCCATAACAGTTCAAAACTGGTGAGTAATTTGTTGTTACCATAAGTGAACATGATGCAGTGCTGATGCTTCAATGTTCAGTTTATTCATTTCAAAACATAGGACATCGTTCAGGCTTATCATTCATCTATAGTCTAGAACAAATCCACCTCGTCCTTTGCATACCCTCGAACACCCCTCACACGCCCTTCAAATCCAAACAAGTCACCCTCGTACGCAACCCAAGCcttctcattctctctCAAAGCGTTGTTGTTCTCGTTGAGTCCTAACAACTCTTCGAGGTTGTTGGACACAAGGGCCAAAGCCGACGATTTAGAGAAGATTTCCGGGGAATTGGCGTAAACCCATGCAGCGTCGTATCGCGTGTTGCGCGCTTGCCATTCTTCAACGATACCAAGGCCAACTTTCTGTAAGATGGTCAAGCGTCAGTCAGTTTCAAAATTAAACAAAATTGGGAAAGACCGTACGACGCCATGAGAAACAAGGTATGATGGAAGAGTGTGgtttgaaagaggaggaccAGGAATTATGCGACGCTGGTCCCACTCTTCAGGGTAAGATCTACTGGGGGCGACGATGACGCCAATGTCCTCGTCGGCAAGGTCTTGAGCAATCTAGGTACATGGTGAGCGATCGTTTCTCCTCCCTTAGTTCAGAAACATCTACTTACGAGCCAAGACTCGTGCCCTCCCAAAATGGTGatcttcaccttccttcccacttccctcttcaatctcaccAAAGCACTTATCACATCGGCAGAAGAAACTTCCACGACCAACCTCAATTCTCCATTCGCCACCTTCTTGAATGCCCGTACCGTTTCAGTGTGGCCTTCGACTTCGCCAAGCAAGAGACGTCGAAGGATGGCAATCTtcgaagagatggatgtaGGAGTGTTCtcgagagagagatgaagcGCTGCAGAAGGGTTCTGGATAGCATGCCGGGCGAGAGGGTGGGGAgcagagggagagaaggagaaagagaggcCAGAGATAAGtgaggtggagatggggTAGGCGACGATGGTAGTTACACCGGAGCTGTAGGCGAGACTAAAACATTCTTGTCAGAAGGGCGATGAATAACTCTTGAATAACACTTACAGCTCGTCCTTGCCGCCGAACTGAGCGCCATCGACTGCGTGTACCAACATACCGTCAGTATACTCCCCAGCGTCCTGCAATGGATCGTATGCTTTCTAAAAGTGTCTGTTAGGTGTCTGAATCCAATAAATATGCACACTACTTACTCCGTCGGTAGTGGACTTCTCCTGTCTGATCTCCATTAATCCGAGGTAGCTTCCGACACTAATCATACCAGGTGCAATGCTACCGCCTTTCAAGTCGATGACCTCAAAGtccaaatcttcttccacagtACATTTGCCAACGCAAATAATCTCCCCGCTCTTGACGATAACAtcgcccttcttgccctgTTCGAACACAGAAAGATCAAACTTGTCGGTGCCGAGGTAGAAAGCGGTGACACCTTGGAAAAGAATATTGTTTGCAGACTTTTTTGGGCGCCTGTCAGGGTCACCACGAGTAATGATAGCTTCAGCAATCTCGTCATCCCACTTGCCTTCGGGGAAGATCTCTTGTGCCTCAGCAGGCTTTTCCACCACATGAGGCTTGAGGATTTGAGGAATTCCATCGATGTAAGTCTGCTTAGGGGTAGCTCCTAACGAGAGAGGGAACGAGTCCCAAACAACCAAATCGGCATCGTAACCTTCGCGAACATAGCCAAGACGGTGATCAAGGCCCATCGCTTTGGCAGGGTGAGTAGTGACAGCTCCAAGGGAGTGGGAGAAGTTCAATCCGTAGTGGTGAGCTTGGGAGGCTTCATAGACAAGGTAACGCGAGTCGAGAACAGGGTGATCGGACTTCATGATGACAGATAAGCCATTGTCGGCAAGGATCTTGGGAGCGAACTCGGTACCCCGATACGCCTCTCGCTTGTACCTGGCGTTGGTCGCAAAGATTGCAACCGCAGGAGGCACAGGGCCCCAAGCTTGCTTGAGTAGGTCAGGTACGAGGTAGACTTCGTGCGCGTGGTGGAATGCTGCGATGGGGAATTCGTACTCGTTGGAGATTCGTACAAGAGTGTTGAGGTCAGTGGTCTCATAGCAGTGGATGTTGACCTTGACATTACCCCTGATGACATCAGCCAGAACTTCGTACTCGAGGCTGGTAGGGAAGGGTTCTTTCTGACTCTTAGGGTCGGCACACCACCTGTCTTGGGCGTCCTTTAGCTCCTTGCCTTCTGCATAGGCTTTTCGGAAGTCGTAGGCCGCATCCATACGCTTGGCGCCGTAGACACGAGCAGGATTTTCACCACAAGCATGCTTGATGTGCCGCCAGGAATGAGTGCGTTGCCAGGTGCCATTACCAGAAGAGTCAATTACGAAGGGTGGCTCAACTTGCATGCTTTGGGGAGTGTTCTCATAAGTCCATCGTGGCTTGAAGGCTGCAGCTTGTCCACCGATAGACCCTGATTCAACATCACATCAGCACGATGATCGAGTAAATGTAAATGAAGAAACTTGCCAGCTGAACCGGGCAAAACGAGCATTGTTGTGATACCACCAGAGATAGACAAATTGAAAGCAAGATCATGAGTGTTGAAGCCGTCAAACGATCTCAACCAAGGTTGGGTGTTGCCGCGGTGAGAATTGGTATCAGAAGAGCCCTTGAGACCAGGGGCAGAGTCGAGACCCATGTGAGAATGGGTATCCACGATACCTGATAGAAGAGGCATCAACCATCTTTCATTTTCAAAGGGGCATCTACTCACCTGGAGTGACCCAAGCCCCATGCAATTCGACCTCATCGTACTCAGAACCCTTCAATATCTCATCTAACTCCAGTGTAGACCCCATCTTTCGAATCACACCATTATCCAAAAACAGGTCTACACCCTGGAGGATTTCgtttccatcatcttcaccagTCCAGACAGTTCCATTTTTAAGCCATACAGGCTTCGTCCCAGGAACGAACCTATCGTTTTTCTCTCGTTTGCTGTCGAATCGCTCAAAATGAGGAGGCGGCCTAGAGATGATCTTGCATTGCTCGATACCTTTGGTGATGAAGTCGGGCAAGGGCTGAGGTTTGCTaggaaaggggaaggataCATTCTGGCTTACGTAGAGAGCGAGAGCGAACAAACCCAAACCAGTGAAGAAGACCGTACGCATCTCGCTCCTTGTCGAACCGGACTGCCGCGGCTTTGTACGGCGGTCATCGTCGTAATCTGGAGGACTGTTGTCGGGGTTGAGGGGGGCTTTCTCAATGTCCTCGCTGTATGGGAGACGAGAAGCTGTATTCCTCGCCTGTATAGGCATGCTAACGAGGCTTATGGATGAAAGAATTGCGATAATGAAAGAGGACAGAAGATAAGAATGTTCGAATCTTGTTCGCGCCCTGTCCAAAGGCCTCGTTCCTCCGTTCCTCGCTTatcagaagaaaaaagatcACATCATTTCGGCCATAACCGCGCCGACACgattttgatttttttttttaaacCACCAGTACAGCGGCCGAAAATCCGACGTCTACACTTTATGTATAAAGAGAGCACCTACAGCAATGCTTATAACACTGACATAGGGCTTCATAATAAGATGGGGACATATTTATATCCTTACATGCATGGTGTGACATATTATACAGAATACAAGCCAGTTTCGATTTACAAACATTATTGCTTTGAAGGCACAAAAGTGAATTTCTGTTTGGGATATGCCTTGACAAGACGGTCGTACAAGTCTGGTTCTGCTATTTGAGAATCTCCGACTGGACAAGGTGTCAGCGTTTAATTGGGTATTATGCGAGAGGAAGGTTAACTCACGCTGATTGCCAAGTGTGACCCATCCGGGCCTAGTATTGTGCTTCCTTCCAAACAATTCTGTCCGTCAATATCAGCACTTGAGTGTTTCCTTACGTTCGGGCAGTTCTATACCAACCTagcttccttcctttcggCGCCAGTCGCTCAATAACCCCATAGACTTCCTCCGGCTTCCTGCTTGTTTCCCTTACTTCCGCAACCACCACATCGGTATCCACACATTTCCTCAGATGTCGAAGAGCGGGTTCTGTGTCCCATGGAATAGGTGCATCACGTGGAAAGTTCTGAGGGAGTTTGAGGCCTACAAGAAGATGCTCGCACGTGTGACTATTTATACACCATCAGCGTCCAGTCTTCGACTGTGAAAAAAGGCAAACAGACTTTAACCAATGCCCAGTTCTTCCTGTCCTAATCAGCCTTTGCAGTTGATTTGTCTTGACCCAAACCAGTTCATCCACTCGTTTATAGCCCCAGTGCGCAAATACAACTCTGCCTAACTCCATCGCTCGTCCAGTAACCCATAGACAAAGAATACCCCAGTCAGGCTGAAGAGAACGGATAGGCATATTCCGCATCTCGTCATCCGTTATAGTGCCGTACGGAAGAGTCATGTGGATATCCTAAGGAGAAGGATTCAATCACATTGTCTATTCGGAAATATTATGGAAGTTTGACTCACCCACGCAGGATCGGCGACAATCACTTGGAATCTAATTGACAGCGTCTGAGTACCTCGTCCCATTACTGGCATGAACATGACTCACTGTCCCAGAAGAGAGTAGTCGAACCTCCTCAGATCACAGTTGACCCATTGCGCCACATCTGCTTCCTTGTCTTGCCTTtctacatcttcatcccccagtaccctcttcttcaaataGCCAGGCATGACGGAGGGATACCCTTCAGGTAAAGGCTGAGTACAACGAATAGTGGAAGGGGTAACTTGAAAATGCTGGTATCTGCAATCTTTAGTCCCTCCGCGCGGGCCTGAACCATCCCCCAATGAAGGGTTCTTAGTGAACATCGGGTCGCCGTAGCATAAGTTTAGGTATCTATGTTGGGTCAGTGGGGAAAAAAATATTGATGGTCCAAGGCGTACGAGCAGAAACCAAGGGTAGAGTCTGTCCATGGTCTCTGTATGGGATCAAAATGGGCCTTCCAGCACCTCATCAGTATGAAGAATACCCTTGTTGATCCTCTTGGCACACCTTGGTACATTCGTGTCGCACTTGTTTACATGCCGCGAGCGTTGTTGATGGGCATAGCGGATTGAACAAGGGCGGTAGACACGATGTAGATATCTATCATGGACGTCTGTTCAGCGTAAACCTTCAAAATGCACGAATCTACCCACAGCCAAGCGTCGCAATTTGCTTTTGGCCGTCTCTCTGTCGAGAAGCGAGTTCAGCTCGAGGATGGATTCGTCCCGTTCTGCAACGTTTGTGTCAGTTCCGTTATTCAAGATGACGCTGCTTCAACGTACTTTGTCCCttgcttgaagaaggggcaagagtggggagaggaggagtaGGTGGGCGGCTAGGAGACTCCATTGTATGATAATTTGCTGTAACAAAGCAGATGTGAGATTTGTTGTTGCAGAAACTGTCATCTTACGCTGCGTCACACTGGGAGACCTCCACTTTCGCTTGTCCGCCCCGGGCCTctatctcctctttccccgAAACTCATTTTCCACTCTCCACGCCACT includes:
- a CDS encoding hypothetical protein (Match to EST gb|CF189814.1|CF189814; HMMPfam hit to MT-A70, MT-A70, score: 227.7, E(): 2.1e-65) — encoded protein: MESPSRPPTPPLPTLAPSSSKGQKRDESILELNSLLDRETAKSKLRRLAISTSCLPPLFNPLCPSTTLAACKQVRHECTKAHFDPIQRPWTDSTLGFCSYLNLCYGDPMFTKNPSLGDGSGPRGGTKDCRYQHFQVTPSTIRCTQPLPEGYPSVMPGYLKKRVLGDEDVERQDKEADVAQWVNCDLRRFDYSLLGQFQVIVADPAWDIHMTLPYGTITDDEMRNMPIRSLQPDWGILCLWVTGRAMELGRVVFAHWGYKRVDELVWVKTNQLQRLIRTGRTGHWLNHTCEHLLVGLKLPQNFPRDAPIPWDTEPALRHLRKCVDTDVVVAEVRETSRKPEEVYGVIERLAPKGRKLELFGRKHNTRPGWVTLGNQLGDSQIAEPDLYDRLVKAYPKQKFTFVPSKQ